A genomic window from Polyodon spathula isolate WHYD16114869_AA chromosome 43, ASM1765450v1, whole genome shotgun sequence includes:
- the LOC121305378 gene encoding uncharacterized protein LOC121305378 — protein MSSKRAWSALSSGCAAMPGESRFKVRRSSGSDAEEGGGAPGLAFLQTRADKKDLGPERADLKLFKEKFDSSAGASGASPGGSTTPSSLASAIDQAVETAVQIAFSKMTAFVERKCKCALLQSRMDDRERELESVRLRLEVAESELKTIRGYLSDVIADNIKNSATNSSPGGTYRKQATTTDDRARKCNVRNYQGRREKESEDNLKYFASESGVAQCVPTKKKAHCAISNAPAPSMRAAVAPATGLQGVTTQPSEPQTNHEVFSTDPTPHWDQRAETGQEGSTGTQRTDLASLHIIEVSGLDAVHIKEEEEGLGGYPECEAVCLGQESSRERESTRSTPAGITVFLDSLCGLELDAVEGFLKQSLQYVTQRQTPIRPAQSCQSSWTSRQQHPGFIEMKAPLMAGRSDLLGSVLVNPGQLREAVKKAVQFHSKEGQRYLLNKLLGMVFSKEELAQAEGVKDFSKALDPRKQEAIKEFLHATAVQYGMEELLQGEYRKVVQNKMGNSRRDLKKPYLSTAERSCTRDSVPGDSA, from the exons ATGAGTTCAAAGAGGGCCTGGAGTGCTCTGTCCAGCGGCTGTGCTGCTATGCCCGGCGAGAGCAGGTTTAAAGTGAGGCGAAGCAGCGGTTCGGACGCTGAGGAGGGAGGCGGTGCGCCGGGTCTTGCGTTTTTACAAACCCGTGCAGACAAAAAAGACTTGGGACCAGAACGTGCGGACTTGAAACTTTTCAAAGAAAAGTTTGACAGCAGTGCCGGGGCCAGCGGCGCTTCCCCTGGCGGTAGTACCACTCCTTCCAGCCTGGCCTCCGCTATCGACCAAGCCGTGGAGACAGCCGTGCAGATCGCCTTCTCCAAAATGACCGCGTTTGTCGAGAGAAAATGCAAATGCGCCCTTTTGCAAAGCCGAATGGACGACCGGGAGCGAGAACTGGAGAGCGTTCGGTTGAGGCTGGAAGTGGCGGAGAGCGAGTTGAAAACCATACGGGGATATCTCAGCGATGTGATCGCTGATAATATTAAGAACAGCGCTACTAATAGCAGCCCTGGTGGCACGTACAGAAAACAAGCGACCACCACAGACGACCGCGCAAGAAAATGCAATGTGCGAAACTACCAAggaaggagagagaaagaaagcgaGGACAATctgaaatattttgcaagtgaGTCGGGTGTTGCTCAGTGTGTGCCAACAAAGAAAAAAGCGCACTGTGCAATTAGTAACGCACCTGCCCCGTCCATGCGAGCTGCTGTTGCTCCAGCCACAGGCCTGCAGGGTGTAACAACTCAACCTTCAGAACCGCAAACGAACCACGAAGTGTTCAGCACCGACCCAACTCCGCACTGGGACCAGCGCGCTGAGACGGGACAAG AGGGCTCGACTGGTACACAGCGTACAGACTTGGCGTCTCTGCACATCATTGAAGTCTcggggctggacgctgtgcacatcaaggaagaggaggaggggctAGGGGGATACCCagagtgtgaggctgtgtgcctGGGGCAGGAGagcagcagagagagggagagcacgCGGTCCACTCCTGCAGGTATAACAG TGTTTCTGGACTCCCTCTGTGGCTTGGAGCTCGATGCAGTGGAAGGCTTCCTCAAGCAGTCCCTGCAGTATGTCACCCAGAGACAGACCCCCATTCGGCCCGCCCAGTCCTGCCAGAGCTCCTGGACCAGCCGGCAGCAGCACCCGGGGTTCATCGAG ATGAAGGCCCCCCTGATGGCCGGCCGCTCAGATCTCCTGGGAAGTGTGCTGGTGAACCCAGGCCAGCTGCGGGAGGCTGTGAAGAAGGCAGTTCAGTTCCACTCCAAGGAGGGGCAGCGCTACTTGCTCAACAAGCTGCTAGGGATGGTCTTCAGCAAGGAGGAGCTGGCGCAGGCTGAGGGGGTCAAAGACTTCAGCAAGGCGCTGGACCCGCGCAAGCAGGAGGCCATCAAAG agttccttcacgCCACGGCAGTGCAGTACGGCATGGAGGAGCTGCTGCAGGGGGAGTACCGCAAGGTGGTTCAGAACAAGATGGGCAACAGCCGCAGAGACCTGAAGAAACCCTACCTGAGCACAGCGGAGCGGAGCTGCACGAGAGACAGCGTCCCGGGAGATTCTGCCTGA